A single Klebsiella variicola DNA region contains:
- a CDS encoding winged helix-turn-helix transcriptional regulator: protein MNIKPPIRPQKAIDRLIDVLEPHATPVNAIARKRLTWEYKGKTQLFIFKKGELSIIRNSDKLLMVTVYEPHLFGVAEMLQPSRSHSLRAEVSSELLRIDYDLASALFRQHNLWEEVTSLLAYHTSYLVYRDDLVLQQRTYSVIRNHLLEMMLLTAETRLRVSILEYIQDRTHLSRSSILNVLSALKKGGYIAFARGGYLQSITSLPEKF from the coding sequence ATGAATATTAAACCGCCGATCAGGCCGCAAAAGGCCATTGACCGACTGATCGATGTGCTTGAGCCACACGCGACGCCCGTTAACGCGATCGCCAGAAAAAGACTCACCTGGGAATATAAAGGCAAAACCCAGCTCTTTATTTTTAAAAAAGGCGAGCTATCGATTATTCGGAATTCCGACAAGCTATTGATGGTGACCGTCTATGAGCCCCACCTTTTCGGCGTGGCGGAAATGCTACAGCCCAGCCGCAGCCATAGCCTGCGAGCGGAAGTCTCTTCCGAACTGCTACGCATCGACTATGACCTGGCTTCCGCGCTCTTTCGTCAGCATAACCTGTGGGAGGAGGTGACCAGCCTGCTGGCCTATCATACTTCTTACCTGGTATATCGTGACGATCTGGTCCTGCAACAGCGAACCTATTCAGTGATCCGTAACCATCTGCTGGAAATGATGCTATTAACCGCAGAGACCCGACTGCGCGTGTCTATTCTTGAATATATTCAGGACAGGACCCACCTGTCGCGCAGCAGTATTCTCAATGTCTTGTCAGCATTAAAGAAAGGCGGTTATATTGCTTTCGCCCGCGGCGGTTATTTGCAAAGCATCACCTCACTTCCTGAAAAATTTTGA
- the glmM gene encoding phosphoglucosamine mutase, translating into MSNRKYFGTDGIRGRVGDAPITPEFVLKLGWAAGKVLARHGSRKIIIGKDTRISGYMLESALEAGLAAAGLSASFTGPMPTPAIAYLTRAFRAEAGIVISASHNPFYDNGIKFFSIEGTKLPDDVEEAIEAEMEKELTCVDSAELGKASRIVDAAGRYIEFCKGTFPNELSLGTLKVVVDCAHGATYHIAPNVFRELGAQVIAMGCEPDGLNINEEVGATDVRALQARVLAEKADLGIAYDGDGDRVIMVDHEGNKVDGDQILYIIAREGLRQGQLRGGAVGTLMSNMGLELALKQLGIPFARAKVGDRYVLEMLQEKGWRIGAENSGHVILLDKTTTGDGIVASLQVVAAMVRNHMSLHDLCSGMKMFPQLLVNVRFTEGSGNPLENEHVKAVTAEVEAALGKRGRVLLRKSGTEPLIRVMVEGEHEDQVHEFAHRIAEAVKSV; encoded by the coding sequence ATGAGTAACCGCAAGTATTTTGGCACCGATGGTATTCGTGGCCGCGTCGGCGATGCGCCGATCACTCCGGAATTTGTGCTTAAGCTGGGCTGGGCGGCGGGGAAAGTGTTAGCGCGCCACGGCTCGCGTAAAATTATCATCGGCAAGGATACCCGTATTTCGGGCTATATGCTGGAGTCCGCGCTGGAAGCTGGGCTGGCGGCCGCGGGGCTCTCTGCGTCGTTCACCGGGCCAATGCCGACACCGGCCATCGCCTACCTGACGCGCGCATTCCGCGCCGAGGCGGGGATCGTTATTTCAGCTTCACATAACCCTTTCTACGACAACGGTATTAAATTCTTCTCCATTGAGGGCACCAAGCTGCCGGATGATGTGGAAGAGGCGATTGAAGCCGAAATGGAGAAAGAACTCACCTGCGTGGATTCGGCAGAGCTGGGCAAAGCCAGCCGTATCGTTGATGCCGCCGGGCGCTACATTGAATTTTGTAAAGGCACCTTTCCCAACGAACTGAGCCTCGGCACGCTGAAAGTGGTGGTGGATTGCGCGCACGGTGCGACCTATCACATTGCCCCCAATGTCTTCCGCGAGCTGGGCGCTCAGGTTATCGCGATGGGCTGCGAGCCTGATGGCCTCAACATCAACGAAGAGGTCGGCGCCACCGACGTGCGTGCGCTGCAGGCGCGCGTGCTGGCGGAGAAAGCCGATCTGGGTATTGCCTACGACGGCGATGGCGATCGGGTGATCATGGTTGACCATGAAGGCAATAAAGTCGATGGCGACCAGATCCTCTACATCATCGCCCGGGAAGGGCTGCGTCAGGGGCAGCTGCGCGGCGGCGCCGTGGGCACGCTGATGAGTAATATGGGACTGGAGCTGGCGCTCAAGCAGTTAGGCATCCCGTTTGCCCGCGCGAAGGTCGGTGACCGTTATGTACTGGAGATGCTGCAGGAAAAAGGCTGGCGCATTGGTGCGGAAAACTCAGGCCATGTGATCCTGCTGGATAAAACCACCACCGGCGATGGCATCGTCGCCAGTCTGCAGGTGGTCGCGGCGATGGTACGTAACCATATGAGTCTGCATGACCTTTGCAGTGGCATGAAGATGTTCCCTCAGTTACTGGTGAATGTGCGTTTTACTGAAGGCAGCGGTAACCCACTGGAGAACGAGCATGTCAAAGCGGTGACCGCAGAAGTGGAAGCAGCGTTAGGGAAACGCGGCCGTGTCCTGCTGCGTAAATCCGGAACGGAGCCGCTGATCCGCGTCATGGTGGAAGGCGAGCATGAAGATCAGGTGCACGAGTTTGCGCATCGCATCGCCGAAGCGGTAAAAAGCGTCTAA
- the secG gene encoding preprotein translocase subunit SecG gives MYEALLVVFLIVAIGLVGLVMLQQGKGADMGASFGAGASGTLFGSSGSGNFMTRMTGILAALFFIISLALGNINSNKTSKGSEWDNLSAPKTEQTQPTAPAQPTSDIPH, from the coding sequence ATGTACGAAGCTCTTTTGGTTGTTTTCCTTATTGTAGCGATTGGCCTTGTTGGTCTGGTTATGCTGCAGCAAGGTAAAGGCGCTGATATGGGAGCCTCCTTCGGTGCAGGCGCTTCCGGCACACTGTTTGGGTCCAGCGGTTCTGGCAACTTCATGACCCGTATGACCGGTATCCTGGCTGCGCTGTTCTTCATCATCAGTCTGGCGCTGGGTAACATCAACAGCAACAAGACCAGTAAAGGAAGTGAGTGGGATAACCTGAGTGCACCGAAAACGGAGCAAACTCAGCCAACTGCGCCGGCTCAGCCGACCAGCGACATCCCGCACTAA
- a CDS encoding YfaZ family outer membrane protein has protein sequence MKSIAPKLFAVMIALGASSAVCASVNLHGEAGAEFTNLSASFGAGEPGMTFNTQWAHSDNDGDSVGLGMGYNFNLGPFLMTLGGKGVYLNPKDGDEGYAIAAGGGAELPLGQYFTLFGEGYYSPDSMSSGVDDYVEANAGLRINVLPSLNIEAGYRYIDMAGKDGNRDNTLADGVYAGVNFRF, from the coding sequence ATGAAGTCGATTGCTCCAAAATTGTTTGCCGTGATGATCGCCCTGGGGGCCAGCAGCGCCGTCTGCGCATCCGTTAACCTGCATGGTGAAGCCGGTGCCGAGTTCACCAATCTGTCCGCCAGCTTTGGCGCCGGGGAACCGGGTATGACGTTCAATACCCAGTGGGCTCACAGCGACAATGACGGGGACAGCGTAGGGCTGGGAATGGGCTACAACTTTAACCTTGGACCTTTTCTGATGACGCTGGGCGGTAAAGGCGTCTATCTGAATCCCAAAGATGGTGATGAAGGCTACGCCATCGCCGCTGGCGGCGGCGCGGAGCTGCCCCTCGGCCAGTACTTCACGCTCTTCGGTGAGGGGTATTATTCGCCGGACTCAATGTCCAGCGGCGTCGATGATTATGTGGAGGCCAATGCCGGATTACGTATTAACGTACTCCCGTCTCTGAATATCGAAGCAGGCTATCGTTATATCGATATGGCGGGGAAAGATGGCAATCGTGACAACACCCTTGCCGACGGGGTCTATGCCGGGGTTAACTTCCGCTTTTAA
- the folP gene encoding dihydropteroate synthase: MKLVAQGSTLDLSHPHVMGILNVTPDSFSDGGAHNSLVEAVKHANLMINAGATIIDIGGESTRPGAAEVSVEEELARVIPVVEAIAQRFEVWISVDTSKPEVIRESARAGAHIINDIRSLTEPGALQAAAETGLPVCLMHMQGQPKTMQEAPKYEDVFADVERFFAEHIVRCEQAGIAKEKLLLDPGFGFGKNLSHNYQLLARLGEFHHFGLPLLVGMSRKSMVGQLLNVGPSERLNGSLACAVIAAMQGAQIIRVHDVKETVEALRVVEATLAAKGKKRYE; encoded by the coding sequence ATGAAACTTGTAGCCCAGGGCTCAACCCTCGATCTCTCTCATCCGCATGTGATGGGCATTCTTAATGTGACGCCCGACTCTTTCTCCGATGGCGGCGCTCACAACTCGCTGGTTGAGGCGGTGAAGCATGCCAATCTGATGATTAACGCAGGGGCGACCATCATTGATATCGGCGGTGAATCCACGCGGCCAGGGGCGGCTGAGGTGAGCGTAGAAGAGGAACTCGCGCGGGTGATCCCGGTTGTCGAAGCGATCGCTCAGCGCTTTGAAGTGTGGATCTCGGTGGATACGTCCAAACCGGAGGTTATCCGCGAATCGGCCCGGGCCGGGGCGCATATCATTAACGATATTCGTTCGCTGACCGAACCTGGCGCGCTGCAGGCCGCTGCGGAAACCGGGCTGCCGGTGTGTCTGATGCATATGCAGGGTCAGCCGAAAACCATGCAGGAGGCGCCGAAATATGAGGATGTCTTCGCCGATGTCGAGCGCTTTTTTGCAGAACATATTGTGCGCTGCGAGCAGGCGGGGATCGCAAAAGAAAAATTGCTGCTCGACCCGGGATTCGGTTTCGGTAAAAATCTCTCCCATAATTATCAACTGCTGGCCAGGCTGGGTGAATTTCACCACTTTGGGCTGCCTCTGCTGGTCGGTATGTCGCGTAAGTCGATGGTAGGTCAGTTGCTGAACGTCGGGCCGTCGGAACGGCTGAACGGCAGCCTGGCGTGTGCCGTCATTGCAGCAATGCAGGGCGCGCAGATAATCCGCGTCCATGATGTCAAAGAAACGGTAGAAGCGCTGCGCGTGGTGGAAGCCACCCTCGCCGCTAAGGGAAAAAAACGTTATGAGTAA